From Brucella pseudogrignonensis, a single genomic window includes:
- a CDS encoding DNA polymerase III subunit gamma/tau encodes MAKATFVSGPNCLEFVDRNKRTENGRVAMDTKSETGAYRVLARKYRPQNFNDLIGQEPMVRTLKNAFETGRIAQAWMLTGVRGVGKTTTARILARALNYKTDSIDQPSIDLSVMGEHCQAIMEGRHVDVIEMDAASHTGIDDIREIIEQVRYRPVSARYKVYIIDEVHMLSNQAFNGLLKTLEEPPPHVKFIFATTEIRKVPITVLSRCQRFDLRRIESGTLAAHLRRIAEAEAIEVDDTSLAMIARAGEGSARDSLSIFDQAIAHGAGHVSAEAVRSMLGLADRARIIDLFEMIMRGDVAGALTEFRAQYDVGADPSVVLTDLADFNHLVTRLRFTPDVAEDVSLSEDERVRGREFAQKLSVRVLSRTWQMLLKGIAEVDTATRPVQAAEMLLIRLAHAADLPTLDEALRGLENGSVSAPRPQPSGGARPNGGSQPEARSSVDAVAASTMMPASGGPATAMRLVETQPQPVQPPAPQQFVDNTPQPSVQINSLNDIVALADKFRDMQFKILVKNCVRMSSIAAGRLEIGLTDDAPKSLPSDISQRLHNWTGIRWVVTVARDVSGQTVAEAETERRDNLVTDARADPDVAAILAAFPGAKITDVRIAVAEQSDDDDIDLDSIEDVPGAPSDDD; translated from the coding sequence GTATCGCCCCCAGAATTTCAATGATCTGATTGGCCAGGAGCCGATGGTCCGTACGCTGAAAAATGCGTTTGAGACTGGCCGTATTGCGCAGGCATGGATGCTGACTGGTGTGCGCGGTGTGGGCAAGACCACGACGGCCCGTATTCTGGCGCGTGCGCTCAATTACAAGACCGATTCTATTGATCAGCCGTCGATTGATCTCTCCGTCATGGGGGAGCATTGTCAGGCGATCATGGAAGGCCGCCATGTCGACGTCATCGAGATGGACGCCGCCTCGCATACGGGTATCGACGATATTCGCGAGATCATCGAGCAGGTGCGCTATCGCCCTGTGTCGGCACGCTACAAAGTCTATATCATCGACGAAGTACACATGCTGTCCAATCAGGCCTTCAACGGTCTGTTGAAGACGCTTGAAGAGCCGCCGCCGCATGTGAAATTTATCTTCGCGACCACCGAAATTCGCAAAGTGCCAATCACGGTTCTGTCGCGCTGTCAGCGTTTTGACTTGCGCCGCATCGAATCGGGAACGCTCGCCGCACATCTGCGTCGCATTGCCGAAGCAGAAGCCATCGAAGTCGATGACACATCGCTTGCGATGATTGCACGCGCGGGCGAAGGCTCGGCACGTGATTCGCTCTCGATTTTCGATCAGGCCATCGCGCATGGTGCGGGTCATGTCTCAGCGGAAGCTGTGCGTTCGATGCTCGGCCTTGCCGACCGTGCACGCATTATCGATCTTTTTGAGATGATTATGCGTGGGGACGTTGCTGGCGCTTTGACTGAATTCCGTGCGCAATATGATGTTGGTGCTGATCCATCGGTCGTGCTGACGGATCTTGCCGATTTCAATCATCTGGTGACACGTCTGCGCTTTACGCCGGATGTGGCGGAAGATGTGTCGCTCTCGGAAGACGAGCGCGTTCGCGGTCGCGAGTTTGCGCAAAAGCTTTCCGTGCGGGTGCTTTCGCGGACATGGCAGATGCTGCTCAAGGGCATTGCGGAAGTGGATACCGCAACGCGACCTGTGCAGGCAGCGGAAATGCTGCTGATCCGTTTGGCTCATGCTGCCGATCTGCCAACGCTGGATGAAGCGTTGCGCGGTTTGGAAAATGGATCAGTCTCAGCACCGCGCCCGCAGCCTTCAGGCGGAGCAAGGCCGAATGGCGGCTCACAGCCGGAAGCGCGCAGCAGTGTTGATGCAGTTGCCGCCTCAACCATGATGCCAGCATCGGGTGGTCCTGCAACGGCCATGCGTCTGGTTGAAACACAGCCACAGCCAGTTCAACCGCCTGCGCCACAGCAGTTTGTCGACAATACGCCGCAGCCCTCGGTTCAAATCAACAGTCTCAATGATATTGTAGCGCTGGCTGATAAGTTCCGCGACATGCAGTTCAAGATTCTGGTCAAGAACTGTGTGCGCATGTCGTCTATTGCGGCAGGGCGGCTTGAAATCGGCCTCACAGATGATGCGCCAAAATCCTTGCCGAGCGATATTTCACAGCGTCTGCACAACTGGACCGGCATCCGTTGGGTTGTAACGGTTGCACGTGATGTTTCAGGCCAAACCGTTGCGGAAGCGGAAACCGAGCGTCGCGATAATCTTGTAACCGATGCCCGTGCTGACCCGGATGTTGCTGCCATTCTGGCGGCTTTTCCGGGTGCAAAGATCACTGACGTCCGCATAGCGGTTGCAGAACAGAGCGACGATGACGATATAGACTTGGATAGTATTGAAGACGTGCCCGGCGCGCCTTCTGACGATGACTGA
- a CDS encoding YbaB/EbfC family nucleoid-associated protein: MRDMMGMMKQAKELQAKMKVMQDEIANLEATASSGGGLVTVTLSGKGTLSSLKIDPSMMKEEDTEILEDLIIAAHNDAKAKLEAEMAEKTQSLTAGLPIPPGFKLPF; the protein is encoded by the coding sequence ATGCGTGACATGATGGGCATGATGAAACAGGCGAAGGAATTGCAGGCCAAGATGAAGGTCATGCAGGATGAAATCGCCAATCTTGAAGCAACCGCTTCTTCGGGTGGCGGCCTTGTTACGGTCACGCTTTCGGGCAAGGGCACCTTGTCGTCGCTTAAAATCGACCCTTCGATGATGAAGGAAGAGGACACTGAAATCCTCGAAGATCTGATCATCGCAGCTCATAATGACGCCAAGGCGAAGCTTGAAGCTGAAATGGCTGAAAAGACCCAGTCGCTGACCGCTGGTCTGCCAATCCCTCCGGGCTTCAAACTGCCGTTCTAG
- the recR gene encoding recombination mediator RecR, whose translation MSKRIAGPEIERLIQLLARVPGLGPRSARRAALHLIKKKEALLVPLGGAMQEAAEKVRICSCCGNVDTSDPCTICTDDRRDPSVLIVVEDVSDLWALERAGTMNVRYHVLGGRLSPLDGLGPDDLNIKGLVERVATGEIREVILAVNATVEGQTTAHYITDQLTNFEVRVTRLAHGVPVGGELDYLDEGTLAAALRARTAL comes from the coding sequence ATGTCCAAACGTATCGCCGGTCCTGAAATTGAACGTCTGATCCAGCTTCTGGCCCGTGTACCGGGATTGGGGCCGCGTTCTGCGCGTCGTGCGGCGTTGCACCTGATCAAGAAGAAAGAGGCGCTTCTGGTGCCGCTTGGCGGGGCCATGCAGGAAGCGGCTGAAAAAGTGCGTATCTGCTCGTGCTGCGGCAATGTTGATACCAGCGACCCATGCACGATCTGCACAGACGACCGCCGCGATCCGTCCGTTCTGATCGTCGTGGAAGACGTGTCCGATCTCTGGGCGCTGGAACGCGCTGGCACCATGAATGTGCGCTATCATGTGCTGGGCGGCCGTCTGTCACCGCTGGATGGTCTTGGACCTGATGATCTCAATATCAAAGGGCTGGTCGAGCGCGTTGCAACAGGCGAGATCAGGGAAGTGATTCTCGCAGTCAACGCCACAGTCGAAGGACAGACGACAGCGCATTACATCACCGATCAGCTGACAAATTTTGAAGTCCGTGTAACACGGCTTGCGCATGGCGTGCCGGTTGGTGGCGAGCTTGATTATCTTGATGAAGGAACGCTTGCGGCGGCTCTTCGGGCGCGAACAGCACTCTGA
- a CDS encoding lytic murein transglycosylase has translation MKAAFWKRCLTTALFIAASLCSTSSYAAPSKAQIESQYRNWIEKDLWPEAKAAGVSRPVFEQAFAGVTINWKLPDLVIPGEKPSGPKEQKQAEFGAPGKYFNAKTVGSVTSGGKVRLGQNASLLKSIEQRYGVPGRIVVAIWGRESGFGTVKIPYNAFEVLGTKAFMATRKDMFRKELIAALQITSRDYIANGSMKSSWAGALGQPQFMPTSYLKHAVDFDGDGKRDIWNSVPDTLASIANYLKIHGWQAGRDWGYEVNVPQNVSCSLEGPDQGKTFAEWSKLGITRTNGKAFPASEMRGEGFLLMPAGRYGPAFIVTPNFYVIKDYNMSDLYALFIGHIGDSIAYGAGDFQTQWGNVGTMYRSDILAMQKRMQAQGYDIGKADGLPGFKTRRSIGLWQSKNGMTPTCFTSSNLITIIH, from the coding sequence ATGAAGGCTGCATTCTGGAAACGATGCCTGACAACGGCTCTTTTTATCGCTGCATCGCTTTGCTCAACGTCTTCTTATGCTGCTCCCTCCAAAGCGCAAATCGAAAGCCAGTATCGCAACTGGATTGAAAAGGACCTTTGGCCGGAAGCCAAAGCCGCAGGCGTTTCGCGTCCGGTTTTCGAGCAGGCTTTTGCAGGCGTCACCATTAATTGGAAACTGCCCGATCTGGTTATTCCCGGCGAAAAGCCGTCGGGACCAAAAGAGCAGAAGCAGGCCGAATTCGGCGCCCCTGGCAAATATTTCAATGCGAAGACCGTTGGCAGCGTCACGAGTGGCGGCAAGGTGCGGCTTGGTCAGAATGCAAGTCTGCTCAAAAGCATTGAGCAACGCTATGGCGTTCCGGGCCGCATTGTTGTGGCGATATGGGGCCGTGAGTCGGGCTTTGGTACCGTCAAAATTCCCTACAACGCGTTTGAAGTGCTGGGCACCAAGGCCTTCATGGCAACGCGCAAGGATATGTTTCGCAAGGAGCTGATTGCAGCGCTTCAAATCACATCGCGCGATTACATCGCCAATGGTTCGATGAAAAGTTCGTGGGCGGGTGCGCTGGGCCAGCCGCAGTTCATGCCGACATCTTATCTCAAACATGCTGTCGATTTTGACGGTGATGGCAAGCGCGACATCTGGAATTCGGTTCCCGATACGCTGGCATCGATTGCCAATTATCTCAAAATCCATGGCTGGCAGGCAGGCCGGGACTGGGGCTATGAGGTTAATGTCCCTCAGAATGTCTCATGCTCGCTGGAAGGGCCGGATCAGGGCAAGACCTTCGCTGAATGGTCAAAGCTTGGCATCACTCGCACTAACGGCAAGGCATTTCCTGCCAGTGAGATGCGTGGCGAAGGCTTTCTGCTTATGCCCGCTGGTCGCTATGGCCCGGCCTTTATCGTGACGCCGAATTTCTACGTCATCAAAGATTACAATATGAGCGATCTCTATGCGCTGTTCATCGGCCATATTGGTGACAGCATTGCCTATGGCGCGGGTGATTTTCAGACGCAGTGGGGCAATGTCGGCACCATGTATCGCTCTGATATTCTAGCGATGCAAAAGCGCATGCAGGCGCAGGGCTACGATATTGGCAAGGCTGATGGTTTGCCGGGCTTCAAAACTCGTCGTTCTATTGGTCTTTGGCAATCAAAAAATGGAATGACGCCAACATGCTTTACATCATCTAATTTAATTACTATTATACATTAA
- the fdhA gene encoding formaldehyde dehydrogenase, glutathione-independent codes for MSRNRGVVYMRPGKVEVRDIDDPVLSAPDGRKLDHAVILKVITTNICGSDQHMVRGRTTAMPGLVLGHEITGEVIEKGSDVEMLEVGDIVSVPFNVACGRCRCCKSQDTGVCLTVNPSRAGGAYGYVDMGGWIGGQARYVMVPYADFNLLKFPDREQAIEKIRDLTMLSDILPTGFHGAVKAGVGVGSIVYVAGAGPVGLAAAASARILGAAVVMVGDFNKERLEHARKVGFEPIDLSASDRLGDMIAEVTGSNEVDSAIDAVGFEARGHSGGEQPAIVLNQMMEITRPAGSIGIPGLYVTEDPGAVDSAAKQGSLSLRFGLGWAKAQSFHTGQTPVVKYNRQLMQAILHGRLNIADIVNAQVISLEDAPQGYESFDQGVAKKFVLDPHGMLTKAA; via the coding sequence ATGAGCAGGAATAGAGGCGTTGTGTACATGCGCCCGGGTAAAGTCGAAGTTCGTGATATTGATGATCCGGTGCTGAGCGCACCCGACGGGCGTAAGCTGGACCACGCTGTCATCCTGAAAGTGATCACCACCAATATCTGCGGGTCTGATCAGCACATGGTGCGCGGTCGCACCACTGCCATGCCCGGTCTTGTGCTTGGCCACGAAATCACCGGTGAAGTGATTGAGAAAGGTAGCGATGTCGAAATGCTCGAAGTGGGCGACATCGTTTCGGTGCCGTTCAATGTCGCCTGTGGGCGCTGCCGCTGCTGCAAGTCGCAGGACACCGGCGTGTGCCTGACGGTCAACCCATCACGCGCGGGCGGTGCCTATGGCTATGTGGATATGGGCGGCTGGATCGGTGGGCAAGCGCGCTATGTCATGGTGCCTTATGCCGATTTCAATCTGCTGAAGTTCCCCGACCGAGAGCAGGCCATTGAAAAAATCCGCGACCTCACCATGCTGTCGGATATTCTGCCCACCGGCTTTCATGGCGCAGTGAAAGCGGGTGTTGGCGTCGGCTCCATTGTCTATGTGGCAGGCGCCGGACCAGTTGGGCTTGCTGCCGCTGCCTCTGCGCGCATTTTAGGTGCGGCAGTCGTCATGGTTGGCGATTTCAACAAGGAACGGCTGGAACATGCCCGCAAGGTTGGTTTCGAGCCGATTGATCTTTCGGCAAGTGATCGTCTCGGTGACATGATTGCAGAAGTGACCGGCAGCAACGAAGTGGATAGCGCTATCGATGCTGTCGGCTTTGAAGCCCGTGGTCACAGCGGCGGTGAACAACCGGCTATCGTTCTCAACCAGATGATGGAAATTACCCGCCCGGCAGGCTCCATCGGCATTCCCGGATTGTATGTGACGGAAGATCCGGGCGCAGTTGACAGCGCCGCCAAACAGGGAAGCCTGTCACTGCGCTTTGGTCTTGGCTGGGCAAAGGCGCAGTCTTTCCATACTGGCCAGACGCCGGTAGTGAAATATAACCGCCAACTCATGCAGGCTATTCTGCACGGTCGGCTGAACATTGCAGACATCGTCAATGCGCAGGTGATTTCGCTGGAAGATGCGCCGCAAGGCTATGAAAGCTTTGATCAGGGCGTGGCGAAGAAATTCGTGCTCGACCCACATGGCATGCTGACAAAAGCGGCTTAA
- a CDS encoding LysR family transcriptional regulator, with protein MTLEQLRIFIEVAEREHLTRASEALNLTPSAVSSAIRTLEDRYSAMLFNRIGRRIELTGDGRMFLDEARATLARAQSAERMLSELGSGKRGILTIHASQTIASYWLPPYLAQFHAAYPMIYLRLTLGNTESVTQATEAGLADIGLVEGAVQAPALSLRKVGTDQLIVVTGPDHPWRNAEKLTWDSLFSGQWILREHGSGTRSVFEDAARVAGYDPARLNIALELPSNEAICSAVLSGNYVTAISELVAAPHLAAGTLVKANFALPQRQFLMLSHNDRYQTKALTSFANMLIREPDMSRTEQLLDH; from the coding sequence ATGACACTGGAACAACTGCGTATTTTCATCGAAGTGGCCGAGCGAGAGCATCTGACCCGCGCGTCGGAGGCGCTCAATCTCACGCCATCGGCGGTGAGTTCGGCCATTCGCACACTGGAAGATCGCTATAGTGCGATGCTTTTCAACCGGATCGGACGGCGCATAGAGCTAACCGGCGATGGCCGCATGTTTCTGGATGAAGCCCGCGCGACACTTGCCCGGGCGCAATCCGCTGAGCGTATGCTGTCGGAACTTGGCAGTGGCAAACGTGGCATTCTTACCATTCATGCCAGCCAGACGATTGCGAGCTATTGGCTGCCGCCCTATCTGGCACAGTTTCATGCAGCCTACCCAATGATCTATTTGCGGCTGACGCTCGGCAATACCGAAAGCGTGACACAAGCAACTGAGGCCGGTTTAGCCGATATAGGGCTTGTGGAAGGTGCGGTACAGGCACCGGCACTTTCCCTTCGCAAAGTTGGTACAGACCAGCTTATCGTTGTCACAGGGCCTGATCATCCATGGCGCAATGCTGAAAAGCTCACCTGGGATTCGTTGTTTAGCGGCCAGTGGATATTGCGCGAACATGGGTCAGGCACGCGCAGCGTGTTCGAAGATGCGGCACGCGTCGCAGGCTATGATCCGGCGCGTCTGAACATTGCGCTTGAACTTCCTTCCAATGAAGCGATCTGCTCTGCCGTGCTTTCCGGCAATTATGTTACTGCGATCTCGGAACTGGTGGCTGCACCCCATCTCGCGGCGGGCACATTGGTCAAAGCCAATTTTGCATTGCCTCAACGCCAGTTTTTGATGCTTTCGCATAATGACCGCTATCAGACTAAAGCGCTTACATCTTTCGCTAACATGCTGATCCGCGAACCGGACATGTCGCGCACAGAACAACTCCTCGACCATTAA
- a CDS encoding YeiH family protein, producing MTTAITTKFQNILPGLALSLAVSAVAIGLEKVEEHYTGKAWLEALVLAILLGTAVRTIFRPGKQFAKGISFSAKLLLEIAVVLLGASISASAVIDAGPGLILGIACVVAIAISLSYGIGRLLKLPHRMAVLVACGNSICGNSAIAATAPVIGADSEDVAASIAFTAILGVVVVLCLPLLVPLLGMSFTQYGVLAGLTVYAVPQVLAATAPVAAISVQLGTLVKLVRVLMLGPVILTLSVLAGNRDAEVKPGFLQLVPWFIIGFLGMMALRSLHLIPEAILPIIQFASTALTIISMAALGLGVDVRSVASAGGRVTFAAILSLVALGAISLGLIYLLDIA from the coding sequence ATGACGACCGCAATAACCACCAAATTCCAGAACATTCTCCCCGGGCTAGCGCTTAGTCTGGCGGTATCGGCAGTCGCTATCGGCTTGGAAAAGGTCGAGGAACATTATACGGGCAAGGCATGGCTGGAAGCGCTTGTCTTGGCAATTCTGCTGGGAACCGCAGTTCGCACCATTTTCCGTCCCGGTAAGCAATTTGCCAAAGGCATCAGCTTTTCGGCAAAGTTGCTACTGGAAATTGCCGTTGTACTGCTTGGCGCGTCGATCAGCGCAAGTGCGGTGATTGATGCCGGGCCGGGCCTTATCCTTGGTATTGCCTGTGTGGTGGCCATCGCGATCTCGCTAAGCTATGGCATTGGACGTTTGTTAAAACTGCCGCATCGCATGGCCGTTCTGGTTGCTTGCGGCAATTCAATCTGTGGTAATTCTGCTATCGCCGCCACTGCCCCTGTTATTGGCGCAGATAGCGAAGATGTCGCTGCTTCTATCGCCTTTACCGCCATCCTTGGTGTCGTTGTTGTGCTGTGTCTGCCGCTGCTGGTACCGCTGCTTGGAATGTCTTTTACGCAGTATGGCGTTCTGGCGGGGCTGACGGTTTATGCCGTGCCACAGGTGCTGGCTGCAACCGCGCCCGTTGCTGCAATCAGCGTACAACTGGGAACCTTGGTCAAGCTCGTTCGTGTGTTGATGCTGGGGCCGGTTATTCTGACGCTATCGGTTCTCGCTGGAAATAGAGATGCGGAGGTAAAACCCGGCTTTCTGCAACTGGTGCCATGGTTCATCATCGGTTTTCTGGGTATGATGGCGCTGCGCTCGCTGCATCTTATTCCCGAAGCAATTCTCCCGATCATCCAGTTTGCGTCGACAGCACTGACGATCATTTCAATGGCAGCACTTGGGCTTGGTGTCGATGTGCGCTCTGTCGCCTCGGCTGGCGGACGGGTCACCTTTGCGGCCATTTTGTCCCTCGTGGCACTTGGGGCGATCAGCTTAGGCTTGATATATTTGTTGGATATAGCTTGA
- a CDS encoding porin family protein: MRHYFLSASSILFISLTSAAYSADVVVMQEPTEKISSSPYNWSGAYLGGQVGHSWAKTKYSLKDNDDFEDFDSAGSENKGAFIGGVYAGYNFDLGNNFILGGEVDIIKGFQSQKNSFLHDDSGHSASTELAWNGAMRARMGYAVNKVMPYLAGGLAFGSIKNTLTINEEFEDGETISKTKTRTGWTVGGGVDYAATDNVILRLEYRYTDFGKQNFDLNGNGTASSKLSTNDIRIGVAYKF, encoded by the coding sequence ATGCGTCATTACTTCTTATCTGCATCATCAATTTTATTTATATCATTAACAAGCGCTGCCTATTCAGCAGATGTTGTTGTCATGCAAGAACCTACTGAAAAAATTTCAAGTTCGCCATATAATTGGAGTGGAGCCTATTTGGGCGGCCAAGTTGGTCACTCATGGGCAAAAACTAAATATTCTCTAAAAGATAATGACGACTTTGAAGACTTTGATAGTGCGGGTTCAGAAAACAAAGGTGCCTTTATTGGCGGCGTCTATGCCGGATATAACTTTGATTTAGGGAATAATTTTATTCTTGGCGGTGAAGTGGATATAATTAAGGGATTTCAATCCCAAAAAAACAGTTTTCTTCACGATGATTCAGGACACAGTGCATCCACGGAACTAGCTTGGAATGGAGCGATGCGAGCGCGAATGGGATATGCTGTGAATAAAGTTATGCCATATCTCGCTGGTGGTTTAGCCTTTGGAAGTATTAAAAATACGCTTACAATCAACGAAGAATTTGAGGATGGTGAGACTATATCTAAAACAAAGACACGAACCGGATGGACTGTTGGAGGTGGTGTTGATTATGCGGCAACCGACAACGTAATACTACGATTAGAGTATCGTTATACAGATTTCGGCAAACAAAACTTTGATCTTAATGGAAACGGCACGGCAAGCAGCAAACTGTCAACAAACGACATTCGCATTGGTGTTGCTTATAAGTTTTAG
- the rpsA gene encoding 30S ribosomal protein S1: MSEFNPSLADFESLLAESFANNDLAEGYVVKGRIVAIEKDMAIIDAGLKVEGRVPLKEFGAKGKDGSMKPGDEVEVYVERIENALGEAVLSREKARREESWGKLEQKFANSERVDGVIFNQVKGGFTVDLDGAVAFLPRSQVDIRPIRDVTPLMHVPQPFEILKMDKRRGNIVVSRRTVLEESRAEQRSEIVQNLEEGQVVDGVVKNITDYGAFVDLGGIDGLLHVTDMAWRRVNHPSEILTIGQSVKVQIIRINQDTHRISLGMKQLENDPWDGIGAKYPIGKKITGTVTNITDYGAFVEIEPGIEGLIHVSEMSWTKKNVHPGKILSTTQEVEVVVLEVDPVKRRISLGLKQTLDNPWTTFADKYPQGTIVEGEVKNKTEFGLFIGLDGDVDGMVHLSDLDWNRPGEQVIEEYNKGEVVKAVVLDVDIEKERISLGIKQLSGDKVGEAAASGELRKNAVVTCEVTAVTDGGLEVRLVDHDLDSFIKRSDLSRDRDEQRPERFSVGQKVDARVIAFDKKTRKLQVSIKALEIAEEKEAVAQYGSTDSGASLGDILAAAMKKSENN, from the coding sequence ATGTCTGAATTTAATCCCTCCCTCGCAGACTTCGAATCGCTGCTGGCTGAATCCTTTGCCAACAATGACCTTGCAGAAGGTTATGTTGTAAAGGGTCGCATCGTTGCCATCGAAAAAGACATGGCAATCATCGATGCCGGCCTCAAGGTCGAAGGTCGCGTACCGCTGAAGGAATTCGGCGCGAAGGGCAAAGACGGCTCGATGAAGCCGGGCGACGAAGTTGAAGTTTACGTTGAGCGCATCGAAAACGCACTCGGCGAAGCTGTTCTGTCGCGCGAAAAAGCACGTCGTGAAGAAAGCTGGGGCAAGCTCGAGCAGAAGTTCGCTAACAGCGAACGCGTCGACGGCGTCATCTTCAATCAGGTTAAGGGTGGCTTCACCGTTGATCTGGACGGCGCAGTTGCGTTCCTTCCGCGTTCGCAGGTGGACATTCGTCCGATCCGCGACGTTACCCCACTTATGCACGTCCCACAGCCTTTCGAAATCCTCAAGATGGACAAGCGCCGCGGCAACATCGTTGTTTCGCGTCGTACCGTTCTTGAAGAAAGCCGTGCGGAACAGCGTTCGGAAATCGTTCAGAACCTTGAAGAAGGTCAGGTTGTTGACGGCGTTGTCAAGAACATCACCGATTACGGTGCGTTCGTTGACCTCGGCGGCATTGACGGCCTCCTGCACGTGACCGACATGGCATGGCGCCGCGTCAACCATCCTTCGGAAATCCTCACCATCGGCCAGTCGGTCAAGGTGCAGATCATCCGTATCAACCAGGACACACATCGTATCTCGCTCGGCATGAAGCAGCTCGAGAACGATCCTTGGGATGGCATTGGTGCGAAGTACCCGATCGGCAAAAAGATCACCGGTACTGTAACCAACATCACCGATTACGGCGCATTTGTCGAAATCGAGCCAGGCATCGAAGGTCTGATCCACGTTTCAGAAATGTCGTGGACCAAGAAGAACGTACATCCAGGCAAGATCCTGTCGACCACGCAGGAAGTCGAAGTTGTTGTGCTCGAAGTTGATCCGGTCAAGCGCCGTATCTCGCTCGGTCTCAAGCAGACTCTCGACAACCCATGGACGACTTTTGCTGACAAGTACCCACAGGGCACAATCGTTGAAGGCGAAGTCAAGAACAAGACCGAATTCGGCCTGTTCATTGGTCTCGACGGCGACGTTGACGGCATGGTTCACCTTTCCGATCTCGACTGGAACCGTCCAGGCGAGCAGGTCATCGAAGAATACAACAAGGGCGAAGTTGTTAAGGCCGTTGTTCTCGACGTTGACATCGAAAAGGAACGTATCTCGCTCGGCATCAAGCAGCTTTCCGGCGACAAGGTCGGCGAAGCAGCAGCTTCGGGTGAACTGCGCAAGAACGCCGTTGTAACCTGTGAAGTCACAGCCGTTACCGATGGTGGCCTTGAAGTCCGTCTCGTTGACCACGATCTCGACAGCTTCATCAAGCGCTCGGATCTGTCGCGTGACCGTGACGAACAGCGTCCAGAACGCTTCAGCGTTGGCCAGAAAGTTGACGCTCGCGTCATCGCATTCGACAAGAAGACCCGCAAGCTGCAGGTCTCCATCAAGGCTCTGGAAATTGCTGAAGAAAAGGAAGCAGTCGCTCAGTACGGCTCGACCGATTCCGGTGCATCGCTCGGCGACATTCTCGCTGCAGCAATGAAGAAGTCGGAAAACAACTAA
- the cmk gene encoding (d)CMP kinase, giving the protein MTTFVVAIDGPAASGKGTLARRIAIHYGMPHLDTGLTYRAVAKALLDQGLPLDDEAIAADVALQLNLHDMDKVVLSAHAIGEAASKVAVMPAVRRALVEAQRSFANALPSSVLDGRDIGTVVCPQAQIKLFVTASPEVRAQRRFDEIIAKGGTADFDEILADLKKRDERDMNRTDSPLKPAEDAHLLDTSKMSIEAAFLAAKKLIDHALAQHKA; this is encoded by the coding sequence ATGACAACTTTCGTCGTAGCCATCGACGGACCTGCAGCTTCGGGCAAGGGAACCCTTGCCCGGCGCATCGCCATTCATTACGGGATGCCCCATCTCGATACTGGCCTGACCTACCGTGCAGTGGCGAAAGCCCTACTCGATCAGGGGCTGCCGCTTGATGATGAGGCGATTGCGGCGGATGTGGCGCTTCAACTCAATCTGCATGATATGGATAAGGTCGTACTTTCGGCCCACGCCATCGGCGAAGCGGCATCGAAAGTGGCGGTCATGCCTGCGGTGCGGCGTGCACTTGTTGAAGCCCAACGTAGTTTTGCCAATGCATTGCCTTCAAGCGTGCTTGACGGACGAGATATTGGGACGGTGGTCTGCCCGCAAGCGCAGATAAAGCTCTTTGTAACGGCATCGCCAGAAGTCCGCGCCCAGCGTCGCTTTGACGAAATTATTGCCAAAGGCGGCACAGCTGATTTTGATGAGATTTTAGCCGATCTCAAAAAGCGCGACGAACGCGACATGAACCGCACGGATTCGCCGCTCAAGCCTGCCGAAGACGCGCACTTGCTAGATACGAGCAAAATGAGTATAGAAGCGGCATTTCTGGCTGCGAAAAAGCTGATTGATCATGCTCTCGCGCAGCACAAGGCATAA